The Synchiropus splendidus isolate RoL2022-P1 chromosome 1, RoL_Sspl_1.0, whole genome shotgun sequence genome includes a window with the following:
- the tnrc6ba gene encoding trinucleotide repeat-containing gene 6B protein isoform X1 — MEDKKRKKDEKRKREAPQKVTEQKNKVLDITKSAAAQPPSVQSSSASPSPGPTPSPSPSPAPTGPGSAATQLQGGNNAKRLAVANGQPTPTTSSSSIAGNSSANGSAGSGGGAQAPQQQPRYMPREVPPRFRCQQDHKVLLKRGQPPLSSMLLGGGGGGEGPNANLVVVSDCGSAASSLAPTSSVAASTTTSNYANSMWGASSGSQASSQGREKVIVDGNDLEEWPSIAGNDSVGAPFTMAGGGSSNNGMPVNSVSASGNQSSPTSLFSSPNECIQSSNSVAWGTTASQGHLGGGNAVAVAGSLLQQSSSLSKASAVPGSHDASGPAVSSSGIPGANFHPNANPSAWPALVQQNGPPAAPEGQSSFKQPGTAGPANNSASLRLGAGAGGVPGGHPPLSVNQSSTHQHQLHQIQSRERGVEVGKWDSESAGPKIAGGGAVESGMDCAGGEGRENVSDHSHASSWRNQTSYPAASSKAGASRTDGWESGECGFGAAEEDNGTSAWGYPSSTTGVNSWSSAGTGGNSSQTSRESQGAWGSSGVVGERVVPSGDWGGGCSTSRSTPGGEEIEGICSSNSSSCGDSASGIPPGTSTSASSSMTRAWDNQKGEAEMGEWGVATGAQETRANSSSSGGNSKSGSSGGQSRPRRQASNTEAALQNLLSRPDLDPRVLSNTGWGQTQIRQNTSWDMEEQGKNKSAPQSATSKQPQSISGYSQYSGGSRNPVCDSIGGGLIPSTVPSVVSSGEGWESSSNSSSSGASTSGRAPTSSVSSMRNIGISQPGTSCAIPGHVQQGRSMGWSGAGSRDSQEAKSWANEEWRNARGGNGGGWGDLGQQGEPTSGGWTGSKEDKGTGAWKDLGGDGGRGWGSGQNVGGGRDWREEESKSTSSVVGWEEDRKNSGGNSGGDSAVGDWGSWDQGASRRTMGTGEASGGGAVGAGGGMGGHSNWSGGNKNNQMPNSQSGSVTGLQAQLQQQQSQSCNHPPQQALDQENMQVGVGRKPISQAQNQSSGWTSGPIPGCPPGGLSGSEASGWEEPSPQSISRKNEIDDGTSAWGDPTNYNYRPVNLWDKNSAHAVQQPQPQSQAQQSGPAIRQQPNRQVATNRDLNAGHGPGTTASMGSTGWGATSSVSPNLDNGTAAWGKPTDAPSGWGDPDEATGKSTGWGNPPPNPIKSGSKSMQDGWGDKEGSVAASRHSSWEEDDDGGGMWNSTGSQGSGSSWGQGSNGGWGQSHTSKKPINKGPLKTGGGDSWMSPINRQFSNMGLMNDDSPSQNMDLTPGALQDKRLDMDKRGLVMMDYNGDIRKAARGGGGMTYRSPVPREATPMDAGSYYDKTLTLNNQDGCSGEEGLCSLYSPPTAHKPPSLFNHSIPFRQGGHSIFSSSGGVAQSRHQPNVAPINQSPGIRAQLPHQFLSPQVPGSMLKQMPPPTGTVGGVSGVAGVGAGVFPPQLSPQHIAMLSSIYPPHIQFQLACQLILQQQQQPPQQQQQQHLLQNQRKFTPNVRPQADPQQLARIMAVLQQQRQQQQVGGLGSSNTKLSPSHHGGIGAKLPGADPLPNQGMSASIADLHQKHPGPYSGFNSGMNLSGLDLGSSAVGGPGGMKDFGGQQSRFKWMMEGQSSPDPVSSDSTFHKNGPITPMKIPGGSAYSQYDMMPGDGLNNNWHRTPGNKLGSKPAATPSWPPEFQPGVPWKGIDRVDPESDPYMTPGSMMGNAVSPSLNDNEHQLLQDNSDSTPPLNTLLPSPGAWPYSASDSPLNNAHNSAKYTEYKTSWPPEPIGHKWKANRSSNQSQLSRPPPGLASQKQPSPSPWSGSAPRMPSRGWTSGSSTTGSAWSDGSALESCWLVLSNLTPQIDGSTLRTICMQHGPLLTFHLGLTQGTALIRYNSKQEAAKAQSALHMCVLGNTTILAEFVSEEDVARYIAHSQAGGGGSGGATATSPGSAPAASTAVGTNGNGGNCDRGGSGAVEGSVAAVAGGGTGPSSSGWQTLDSTGSSVDQSAPSGPGLGIFAQWSSNASGVGGAAGSEAGRQGLWGGMSGAGYPSSSLWGSPALEDRHQMGSPASLLPGDLLGGGADSI; from the exons ATGGAagacaagaaaaggaaaaaagacgaaaaaAGGAAAAGGGAAGCCCCTCAGAAG gttactgagcaaaaaaacaaag TGCTTGACATAACAAAGTCGGCTGCTGCCCAGCCTCCTTCTGTTCAGAGCAGCTCTGCCTCCCCCAGCCCTGGACCCACCCCCTCTCCTTCACCATCCCCAGCCCCCACTGGCCCTGGCAGTGCTGCCACCCAATTACAGGGTGGCAACAATGCCAAGCGCCTTGCAGTGGCCAACGGACAACCCACCCCCACGACCAGTTCTTCCTCAATCGCTGGCAACTCAAGTGCAAACGGGAGTGCAGGTAGTGGAGGCGGAGCTCAGGCACCTCAACAGCAACCCCGTTACATGCCGAGAGAAGTGCCGCCACGTTTCCGCTGCCAGCAGGACCATAAAGTGCTACTGAAAAGGGGTCAGCCGCCACTGTCCTCTATGCTgctgggagggggaggaggaggtgaaggccCGAATGCAAACCTGGTTGTTGTCTCAG ATTGTGGTTCAGCTGCCTCCTCATTGGCCCCCACCTCATCAGTTGCTGcttctactactacttctaATTATGCAAATTCAATGTGGGGGGCCAGCTCTGGCAGCCAAGCCTCCTCTCAGGGCCGAGAGAAGGTgattgttgatggaaatgaTCTAGAAGAGTGGCCTAGCATCGCTGGCAACGATTCGGTAGGAGCTCCTTTTACCATGGCTGGTGGCGGAAGCAGCAACAACGGAATGCCTGTGAACAGCGTCAGTGCCTCTGGCAACCAATCCTCACCCACTTCCTTGTTTTCATCGCCCAATGAATGTATACAGTCGTCCAACAGTGTGGCATGGGGGACGACTGCCTCCCAGGGTCACCTTGGTGGGGGTAATGCAGTAGCTGTTGCCGGGTCTCTGCTACAGCAATCCTCCTCACTTTCCAAAGCCTCCGCTGTGCCAGGGAGCCATGATGCCAGTGGCCCTGCTGTCAGCAGCAGCGGGATTCCAGGTGCCAACTTCCATCCAAATGCCAACCCTTCGGCCTGGCCTGCCTTGGTGCAGCAGAATGGGCCTCCTGCTGCACCAGAAGGTCAGTCTTCTTTTAAACAACCAGGCACTGCAGGACCTGCCAACAACTCTGCTTCCTTGAGACTTGGGGCTGGAGCAGGTGGAGTTCCGGGTGGTCATCCTCCATTATCTGTGAATCAATCAAGCACTCATCAGCACCAACTCCACCAAATTCAATCCAGAGAAAGGGGGGTGGAAGTGGGAAAATGGGATAGTGAATCAGCTGGACCAAAAATTGCAGGGGGTGGAGCTGTCGAGAGTGGAATGGACTGTGCAGGTGGAGAAGGTCGGGAAAATGTCAGTGACCACAGTCATGCCTCTTCATGGAGAAACCAAACTTCTTACCCTGCAGCTAGCTCCAAAGCAGGTGCCTCAAGGACTGATGGATGGGAAAGTGGGGAATGTGGATttggagctgcagaagaggATAATGGAACCTCGGCTTGGGGTTATCCTTCTTCAACAACTGGAGTTAATTCTTGGAGTAGTGCTGGAACTGGGGGTAATTCTAGTCAAACCTCTAGGGAATCTCAGGGAGCGTGGGGGTCATCAGGGGTTGTTGGAGAAAGAGTGGTGCCTAGTGGTGATTGGGGTGGGGGTTGTAGTACTAGTCGGTCCAcacctggaggagaggaaatAGAGGGAATTTGCAGtagcaacagcagcagttgTGGAGACAGTGCATCTGGTATTCCTCCTGGTACCTCAACTTCAGCATCCTCCAGTATGACCAGAGCATGGGACAATCAGAAGGGAGAGGCGGAAATGGGGGAATGGGGAGTGGCCACGGGGGCACAGGAAACTCGGGCGAATTCTTCATCTAGTGGTGGAAATTCCAAAAGTGGGTCTAGTGGTGGTCAGTCACGTCCTCGCCGCCAAGCATCTAATACTGAAGCCGCCTTACAAAACCTGTTAAGTCGTCCTGATCTGGACCCTCGAGTTTTATCTAACACAGGCTGGGGACAGACGCAGATAAGGCAAAACACCTCTTGGGATATGGAAGAACAAGGAAAGAATAAAAGTGCTCCACAATCAGCTACATCAAAACAGCCTCAGTCTATTAGTGGTTACTCTCAGTATTCTGGTGGTTCCAGAAATCCTGTGTGTGATTCTATTGGTGGAGGGCTAATTCCTTCCACAGTTCCTTCAGTGGTGTCTTCTGGGGAAGGGTGGGAAAGTAGCAGCAACAGTAGCAGCAGTGGGGCCTCAACTTCAGGAAGAGCCCCAACTTCTTCCGTTTCCAGCATGCGGAATATTGGCATTTCACAACCTGGGACATCATGTGCTATTCCAGGGCATGTCCAACAGGGGCGATCAATGGGGTGGAGTGGTGCTGGGTCAAGGGATAGTCAGGAGGCCAAAAGTTGGGCAAATGAAGAATGGAGAAATGCTCGGGGTGGAAATGGAGGAGGATGGGGTGATCTTGGACAACAAGGTGAACCAACCAGTGGTGGCTGGACAGGAAGCAAAGAGGACAAAGGTACAGGTGCCTGGAAAGATTTGGGTGGAGATGGAGGACGTGGATGGGGATCAGGGCAGAATGTTGGGGGAGGTAGGGACTGGCGGGAGGAAGAATCCAAATCAACTAGCAGTGTTGTAGGGTGGGAAGAAGACAGGAAAAACAGTGGAGGCAACTCAGGAGGAGATTCTGCTGTGGGTGATTGGGGAAGCTGGGATCAGGGAGCCTCAAGGAGAACCATGGGCACTGGGGAAGCAAGTGGTGGAGGAGCGGTGGGTGCTGGTGGAGGAATGGGAGGCCATTCAAATTGGAGtggtggaaacaaaaacaatcagaTGCCAAACAGCCAGTCAGGTTCCGTCACAGGCCTACAGGCACAACTGCAACAGCAACAATCACAGTCCTGCAATCACCCTCCACAGCAAGCGTTGGACCAAGAGAACATGCAAGTGGGTGTGGGCAGAAAACCCATCTCACAAGCCCAAAACCAAAGCTCAGGCTGGACCTCCGGACCCATTCCTGGTTGTCCTCCTGGTGGTTTAAGTGGATCAGAAGCGAGTGGTTGGGAGGAACCCTCCCCACAATCTATAAGCCGGAAAAATGAGATTGATGATGGGACGTCAGCATGGGGAGACCCAACAAATTACAACTATAGGCCAGTGAATTTATGGGACAAGAACAGCGCACATGCTGTTCAGCAACCACAACCTCAAAGTCAAGCGCAACAGTCGGGTCCTGCAATACGCCAACAGCCCAATCGGCAGGTTGCAACTAACAGGGACCTGAACGCTGGCCATGGACCTGGGACCACAGCATCAATGG GTTCAACTGGTTGGGGTGCAACATCTTCTGTAAGTCCAAATTTAGACAATGGCACCGCAGCATGGGGAAAACCGACTGATGCCCCATCTGGTTGGGGAGACCCTGATGAAGCAACAGGGAAGTCGACTGGCTGGGGGAACCCCCCTCCTAACCCCATTAAGTCTG GATCAAAGTCTATGCAAGATGGCTGGGGAGACAAAGAGGGCTCTGTGGCTGCCTCACGCCACTCAAGCtgggaggaggatgatgacggCGGGGGCATGTGGAACAGCACTGGCTCTCAGGGAAGTGGATCATCTTGGGGGCAGGGTAGCAATGGAGGCTGGGGCCAGAGTCACACCAGCAAGAAACCAATTAATAAG GGTCCACTCAAGACTGGTGGTGGGGATTCATGGATGAGTCCCATCAACAGGCAGTTCTCGAATATGGGCTTAATG AACGATGATTCTCCTAGCCAAAACATGGACCTTACTCCAGGAGCTCTCCAGGATAAGAGGTTGGATATGGACAAAAGAGGCTTGGTTATGATGGATTATAATGGAGACATAAGGAAAGCagcgagaggaggagggggaatgACTTATCGATCCCCTGTTCCCAGAGAGGCCACACCCATGGATGCTGGTTCTTACTATGACAAG ACCTTGACTTTGAACAATCAGGATGGTTGCTCCGGGGAAGAGGGTCTCTGTTCTCTGTACTCACCACCCACTGCCCATAAGCCCCCTTCCCTATTCAACCACTCTATCCCCTTTAGACAA GGTGGCCACAGTATCTTTAGCAGTAGTGGAGGGGTGGCACAATCAAGACACCAGCCAAACGTTGCACCCATTAACCAGTCACCAGGGATTCGAGCGCAACTGCCTCATCAGTTCCTGTCGCCTCAG GTGCCAGGTTCCATGCTGAAGCAAATGCCTCCCCCCACAGGCACTGTTGGGGGTGTAAGTGGTGTGGCAGGTGTTGGAGCGGGTGTTTTTCCTCCACAGCTGTCCCCCCAGCACATTGCCATGCTCAGCAGTATATATCCACCTCACATCCAGTTTCAGCTG GCTTGTCAGCTTAttctacagcagcagcagcagccaccccagcagcagcagcaacagcatttACTCCAAAACCAGAGAAAATTCACACCAAATGTCCGACCGCAGGCTGACCCTCAACag CTGGCCCGGATCATGGCTGTGCTCCAGCAACAGAGGCAACAGCAGCAGGTGGGAGGTCTGGGAAGCAGCAACACTAAACTTTCACCTTCCCACCATGGAGGAATTGGTGCCAAACTCCCCGGTGCTGATCCCCTCCCCAACCAAGGCATGTCAGCTTCTATAGCAGACCTGCATCAGAAACACCCTGGACCATATTCCG GGTTCAATTCTGGGATGAACCTTTCAGGTCTGGACTTGGGTAGCTCTGCGGTTGGGGGCCCTGGTGGCATGAAAGACTTCGGTGGGCAGCAGTCCCGCTTCAAGTGGATGATGGAAGGACAATCTTCTCCGGATCCTGTGTCATCCGACAGCACATTCCACAAAAATG GACCCATAACTCCTATGAAGATTCCAGGGGGCTCAGCTTATTCGCAGTATGACATGATGCCTGGAGATGGACTGAATAACAACTGGCATCGAACCCCTGGCAACAAATTGGGATCCAAGCCAGCTGCCACTCCTAGTTGGCCCCCTG AGTTCCAGCCTGGAGTTCCGTGGAAGGGAATTGACCGTGTTGACCCTGAATCAGATCCTTACATGACTCCTGGAAGCATGATGGGAAATGCAGTATCCCCTAGCCTCAACGACAATGAGCACCAGTTGTTGCAAGATAATTCTG ATTCCACCCCTCCCCTCAACACCTTACTGCCTTCACCTGGTGCCTGGCCCTACAGTGCCTCAGACAGTCCCCTTAACAACGCACATAACTCTG CAAAGTACACAGAGTACAAAACGAGTTGGCCACCAGAGCCTATCGGACACAAGTGGAAAGCCAATCGCAGCAGCAATCAGAGTCAGTTGTCCCGCCCACCACCTGGACTAGCCAGCCAAAAGCAGCCATCGCCTTCGCCTTGGTCTGGATCAGCTCCAAGAATGCCTAGCAGAGGGTGGACCAGTGGTTCAAGCACGACCG GCTCGGCCTGGAGTGACGGTAGCGCCCTAGAAAGCTGCTGGTTGGTGCTCAGCAATCTTACACCTCAG ATCGATGGTTCCACCCTGCGAACCATCTGCATGCAGCACGGCCCCTTGTTGACCTTTCATCTGGGTCTCACGCAGGGCACCGCTTTAATTCGCTACAACTCCAAACAGGAAGCAGCCAAAGCTCAGAGCGCACTCCACAT GTGCGTTCTGGGTAACACCACTATCTTGGCTGAATTTGTCAGTGAGGAGGATGTGGCTCGCTACATTGCACATTCCCAGGCTGGTGGCGGGGGAAGCGGAGGAGCCACTGCCACTTCCCCTGGGTCCGCACCAGCAGCCAGTACTGCAGTGGGGACAAATGGTAACGGGGGAAACTGTGATAGAGGTGGGAGTGGAGCAGTAGAAGGTTCTGTCGCTGCAGTAGCAGGAGGTGGCACTGGGCCTTCCAGCTCTGGCTGGCAGACTCTGGATAGCACAGGCAGCTCAGTGGATCAGTCTGCCCCCTCTGGACCTGGGCTGGGAATCTTTGCCCAGTGGAGCAGCAATGCGTCTGgagtgggcggagctgcaggcTCTGAAGCTGGCCGACAGGGTCTTTGGGGCGGAATGAGTGGGGCAGGGTACCCCAGCAGTAGCCTCTGGGGTTCTCCAGCACTTGAGGATCGTCATCAGATGGGCAGCCCTGCCTCGCTGCTGCCAGGAGACCTGCTGGGCGGAGGGGCCGACTCCATCTGA